The genome window CCTTTTCTACCTAAAAAAGGAAGTCATTTACTTCTTAAAATGGGTTTAGGACAGAAAGAACTACACTCACTTTCTGAAGAAGAAAAGCTTTTGGTTGAGAATGTCAATCCGCTACAAAGTGAAATGAGTTTGCAATATCAGAGTTATCGTAAACTCGGGAAAACCTCAATTCTAAAATTAGCATTCAACAGTTCAAGTCTATTCGGAGATCAGATTTTGCAGAATGATTTATACCGAATCGGAGGACTGAAAACGCTACGTGGTTTTGACGAACAATCACTTTGGGTTTCTAGCTATCTAATTTCTACTGCTGAAGCGCAATTTTTCATGCAGAACAATTCCTATGTTTTCCTTTTCAATGACTTTGCATGGCTACATGACCAAGCTGTACGCAAAGAAAGTTGGCTCGCCAATGGATTTGGCGCAGGGATTAGTTTACAGTCTGAAATCGGGATTTTTCAATTGGTATATTCCTTAGGCTGGCAAGAAGATGTTCCGATCAATCTTCAAAATGCTAAAATTCACTTCGGATATAGAGCTCGATTCTAGAAGCTTAATTTACTGTTGTAACACATTGAAAATGACAAAATGACATTTTATTGAATTGGAATACAATTTGGTCATCATGTCAATATGAAATCATTAATTATAATCTTAATTAGTATAACATTACTCTTGTTTCTTATTTTGAATGGAATAAAAGCAAAAAGAAAACCTGCATCTAAACTTTCAATATACGAGCATCCTAGTAATTATGTCAAACCTCCAATAGAGGTAGTTCTTAAGTCTAATTCAGAGAAAGAAAAAGATAGAGAAGATATTGATTTTAATAAACTGTAGTATAGAAGTGATTTAAAAACTGAATTAGGTATTACGATAACTATCATTAATCATAATGTTATCTTTTTAGACTTTGAAATATAGTTTACAAAGGCCAAAAGTGGGGAGAGATAAAAAACTAAAGAAAACATATTACAACAAAAGCATAGCTCACAGAAAACATGCTATGAAACCTGTCTACAACACCACACTTGGGGCAATACCTTATTACCTTTACCTTATGCAAAAGAGATTTCTTTCTATACTACTTCTGTTTTTTTCAGCTTTCAGCTACGGACAAACCACAGAAATCAAAAGGATTTCTATGCAAGTAAATACAGCTGATCTTGATGCAATGGGAAACCTCATCGTACTCGACAATCGAAGTGTTATTCGGTATATTTCTGCAGAAGATTTTGAAGAAAAATTCAACTATTCTCTTCCTCAACAAGGTATTGGAAAAATAGATGCTTCAAACCCATTCCGAACTGTTGCTTTTTCAGAAAGTAATCAGGAAATCTACTTGCTCAACAATAGACTTAGTCCAATCAGTAATTTCCAGCTTCCGACAGACTTTTTCGTAACGCAAGTTTGTATTAATAACCAATCACAATTGTGGTTGCTCGATCAGATTGCACAAACTTTGTGGTTGTACGACCCAAATTCAAAGCAAATACTACAAGAAATCAGATTGCAAGAAACTGTCCCAGACTCTGAACATGGAGATTTAAAACTTTATCAGAACGGCTTGTACTTGAGTAGTTCCGATCACGCTGTTCAACATTTTGATGTAATGGGTAATCTTATCAGAACATTAAATGTAAAAACAGCCAATATTGGTTTTGAAAAGGATATGCTTTATTACCTATCCGACAATCAACTCATTTTCTTACCTTTGTATGTTGGTAAAAAAGAAATTATCAGTCTTCCTTCTGCAAGTTACCGATTTGTATTGTGCAAAGAAGATCTGATTTATGCTTTTAGTAATACAGAAATAATCATTTTGAGGAAGAACGCAGGAGATGGAGTTAGTGAATAAATGGCAAGCTAATGCCAAATCGAAAGCCAAAGAAAATCAAAACTTTCTGAAAAGACTCAAGAAGTCAAAACAAGGAAAACTGATTGATGAAATTGTGAATGAAGCAGACGAGAAAGCATTTGAAAAAATGGATTGTCTAGCTTGTGCAAATTGCTGTAAAAGCATTAGCCCAATTGTCACTCGAACAGATATTAAAAGAATCGCGTCTGCACTTCGAATGAAAGAAACAGAAGTTGTGGAAACTTATATGTTGGTAGATAGCGATGGTGATCATGTAATGAAACAACAGCCCTGCCCATTTTTGGGTGCTGACAATTACTGTAGTATTTATGAACACCGCCCGAAGGCCTGTAGAGAGTATCCGCATACACAGCAACAAGGTTTCTGCAAAAAGCCTAATCTACATTACAAAAACACACTATACTGCCCTGTTGTATTTGATGTGGTAGAAACACTGAAAGATAAACTTCAGAAATAAACCAAAAATAAAGCTAGCCAAGACACTTTTCTTAGCTAGCTTTATTTTTATTCTACGACTTGCTTCTCCCAATTCATATCTGCCTCTGAAAGTAAATGTGGTTCATCTTTATTCCAAAGCGTGAGTGTATTAGTGAAAAAACTATTATAGAAAAGGTATAATTTCTGATCGACAATCTTAAAAGTTTCAGGGTCTACTTCTACTTTTTCGCCCTTAGCCCCCATAGCATAAGCACACCATCCTCCATATTGAGGAATAAAATCATCAGGGTGTTCCAAAAACATTCTCTTGTTAGACTCTGAAGCAAAGTAATAAACAACTCCTTTATGACGAGCTGTGATTCCCGATTTCCCTTTCAAAGCTTCTTTCTGAATAAAATAAGATACAGGGTCATAACCATCTAGGAATACACCTTCATCGTTGAGGTTAAAATGCTCAAAATTAAGTGCACCTTTGGCAGTTTCATCTTGGGCAAACACAGATGTTGAAAATAATAAAAAGAGAGTTGTTAAGAATAATGGTAAGTTTTTCATTGTATGAAAGTAAAATTGAGCTACTGTTCTTAAATCTAAGGATAAAGAATTTAAATAGAACATCTTTCGACATTAAACACTACCCTTTGTAATGAAATACGAAAGATTCTTTGAATTAGTTTTTCATAGCTTCCTACAGGCTATTCATCAATACATTTGGAAAAACTCTCAGTCAGAATAGACCTATTTCTTGTCGAAATGAAGGTTCTTTCCTTATCCCATCCTGTTCAGTTCATTTTTCTATATTTTCTACTTTCTGCTCTAAATATTATCACCAAGTTCTGCTTCATGAAAGTTTTAAAATCAATTGGGAAAATCATCCTCTTTGCACTTACGGTTACAGGTATATTCTATTTCTATGTAGGTTATATTGAAGATGACGCACTCATGGAACCCGAGTTTGATATTCAGTTAGGTAGACAGACTGTTGCAGGAATTGCCGCTGACACTGTAGAATATCCGATACTTTCTCCGACAGAATACCCCGAAGCTTATGCCTATCTACAGTCTTTGGTTCGTGATTTGGTAGCTAGCCCTGAAGTGAAGTACAAAGACATTTTCAAATACGATAGCGTACAAATCATTAACAATGATGATGTATTAAACGCATTCTGCTCTCCTGGCGGATATATTTATGTGTATACAGGTCTTATTAAGTATTTAGACGCAAAAGATCATTTAGCAGGTGTACTCGGGCATGAAATTGCCCATGCCGAACTTCGTCATTCAAGCATTCGACTCCAACGAGAGTATGGACGAGACAAACTACTTACTTTATTAGTTTTGACCACTCCTGCCACCATCGGTGATGCTGTCAAACTAAAACTATTAAATGAGCTAACAGGGCTTCACTACAGTAGAAATCAAGAGGCTGAGGCAGATGAATGGTCTGTCCGCTACCTCAAAGAAACTCCCTTTGCTTGCGATGGAACTGCAGGCTTTTTCAATAA of Sediminitomix flava contains these proteins:
- a CDS encoding YkgJ family cysteine cluster protein, which produces MELVNKWQANAKSKAKENQNFLKRLKKSKQGKLIDEIVNEADEKAFEKMDCLACANCCKSISPIVTRTDIKRIASALRMKETEVVETYMLVDSDGDHVMKQQPCPFLGADNYCSIYEHRPKACREYPHTQQQGFCKKPNLHYKNTLYCPVVFDVVETLKDKLQK
- a CDS encoding YHS domain-containing (seleno)protein; translation: MKNLPLFLTTLFLLFSTSVFAQDETAKGALNFEHFNLNDEGVFLDGYDPVSYFIQKEALKGKSGITARHKGVVYYFASESNKRMFLEHPDDFIPQYGGWCAYAMGAKGEKVEVDPETFKIVDQKLYLFYNSFFTNTLTLWNKDEPHLLSEADMNWEKQVVE
- a CDS encoding M48 family metalloprotease; the protein is MKVLKSIGKIILFALTVTGIFYFYVGYIEDDALMEPEFDIQLGRQTVAGIAADTVEYPILSPTEYPEAYAYLQSLVRDLVASPEVKYKDIFKYDSVQIINNDDVLNAFCSPGGYIYVYTGLIKYLDAKDHLAGVLGHEIAHAELRHSSIRLQREYGRDKLLTLLVLTTPATIGDAVKLKLLNELTGLHYSRNQEAEADEWSVRYLKETPFACDGTAGFFNKLLKEGDNVNIPEFLSDHPDSKARVRDITALAKSEGCNTQLGDQSDWRNFQQMLPKNEAEKKP